The Coturnix japonica isolate 7356 chromosome 15, Coturnix japonica 2.1, whole genome shotgun sequence genome segment NNNNNNNNNNNNNNNNNNNNNNNNNNNNNNNNNNNNNNNNNNNNNNNNNNNNNNNNNNNNNNNNNNNNNNNNNNNNNNNNNNNNNNNNNNNNNNgccccaggcagctgctgccatggtggcacaagctctgctgtccatcaAGGTCCCGTAGTGCAGGGGCTTGCAGATGGCAACGTAGCAATCATAGGACATGATGGTGAGAAGGGACAACTGTGCTGacatgaagaagagaaggaaaaagagctgtGCAGTACATCCTGTGTAGGAGATGGCCCTGGTGTCCCAGAGGGTGTTGGCCATGGCTTTGGGAAGAGTGGTGGAGATGCTGCCCAGCTTGAGGAGGGCCAGGCTGAGGAGGCAGAAGTACATGGGGGTGTGCAGGCGGCGGTCGCAGGCTAcggctgtgctgatgaggccgttgcccaggagggcagccaggtAGATGCCCAGGAAGAGCcagaagtgcaggagctgcagctgctgcgtGTCTGCcaatggcagcaggaggaactcgctgatggagctgctgttgggcatCTGCTGTTGTTGGGCTTGGAGTCCTGCTCAGAGTGCAGAAGATAATGACAAGTCCAGACCATTCTCAGAGGCACTACTCCTGCTATactatgaaatgttttaattctcCTACAACAGTGTACATTTAGCACCATtacttgcatttaatttcatgtatttcagcttttgttAAGCAGAAGCAGCATATGGAGCTCTaaccttcctcttcttttcttatcCCTTCTCCCTggatattttcatctgtttcatgtCTCATATCTTTACCCCAAGTGCTCTTAGAGCCCCCTACCCGAGCTTCTGTGGCATTCAGTTTCAGTTAGAAAATGCTGCCTGTTTGTAGGATAAGTGAATTATTCATGCCTACAGAAAATGATGATAATTCCATCCTTCAAAGGGAGGACTGAAGGGGAGACTGAAAGCACATCATGTGTGAGTGTTCACAAAACAAGCAATTGATTGATGAAAAATTCTCAGAACTCTTATTGCCCCTTTTAGATTTCTGACTCCAAACCTCTTTGCCTCAGAACAGGAAATTTAAACCCCCTGCCTTGGCTCTCCTCTTGCAAAGTGCcctcagaaacattcagttgtgcagtggagctgtgatcccctgccccaggcagcagctgtggcagcacaagccCTGCCGGGGGCTCCTTACCCACACACGTCTCCCTGcagtgccctgggcagctccccgggcaggctgagtgctgagcctggcaggtGGCGGAGTCCCATACccggcacacagcccctggggcacagcagggacccttctctgcaggacagccctgggcacccgCCTGCAGCCccggctgcacagcctgcagccgtGCTGGGACATGCAGCCCTCAGGGCTGTGATTTCATACTGCAGTATGGAAGCCCTCAGCTAAAGCAAAAGTACTTTTCTCAGTAAAGAAACTTGCAGTGAGTGAAAGCAATCTGCTGTTGCATGTCCCACATTTATATAACCCTCTATTAAAACAGCTGCATAACCTACTGCAAGAGAGTTACCGTGTTGTTGTCTGTGAGCAATGCTCCTTCAGAGAGCTCACAGCCCCCTCACACCGTACACATCTTTCAAGTTCTCTCCAATTTCTCTCATCCCTGTCTTTCACCTGCTGactgtgctgtgcacaagagctgctcctgggcacagctgtctctctgcagctctgcccacttgtatgagctccctgtgtcccagGAGCCCGGCCCAGCTCAGCATCAGAGGATGTCATATTTTATCCTTCCCACTCTTCTCCCCTGAGATGTCCCTGCGTCCTCTTGGCCAACAGAtcctgaaaaacaacagcatcatGATTGTACTTTGAAATCTGATGAATTAAACACCAAATGTACAGTGGTCAGTGACTGATTCCAGACCTGATACCTGAGATCCTGTGATGAAACAAAATGGGCATACAGGCAAGGACAGAGAGAGGTGGACTTCccctgtgcagggcagtgatTTAACTGAGGCAGTGCAGGAGTCTCATCCCTAATGGGAAACCCTGGGGCTGAAATGGGATTCAGCTCCCCATGGACACACAGTATCCACTGAGAATGCAGAGTTACACAGCTGACTAAATGGATGAGCTCACAAAAGAAGAGCCAGatctttctctgttctccatCTGCGGCATATTCTGGAGCTCAAGGCAATACAAAGATAACATACATCTTTATTCTTCAACAGACATAACCTCAGTTTTCAGTGGGCTCTCAAGTGAACAGCTTCAGAAGCAGCCTAATGTCTCTGGGCTCTCCCACACACTCACATCCAACTATAAATGCAGCACAGGGCTTTCAGGAAAGCCATACCCATGGtgtatctgtgctgctgtgtcaACTCCAAGACCCACAATGGATCTAATGTCTGTGTGCCACCTTCTTCACAGTAATACCATAGATGAGCTATCCAGTCAGGCTATGTCCAGTGATGCTTTCCAATGAGGATGTTTACTTCTGTATTATTGCACTAATGAGAACAACAAAACTTGATGAGCTAGAAATCTTTGTAGAGTTACATGCCTGAGTTTGGACCACAGTGGCACAGTTGAATGGCTTCTACAACTGCACTGTAGCACAAGGGGTATACAGGGGTAGCACTGGGGTATACATTCTTAATGATGGATTGGTGAGGAGACAAGGAAAAGAgagtgcactgagctctgcctggggatggcAGAGCAGCCACGTCAGAGCTAATGGAAATGGCCAATGGAGGAGATCAACAGTGCCTGTTCCTGTCTTCCTGATCAGGGAGAGCAAGTGGAAGGTGCCCTGTGCAGACAGATGGGAGTCTCATGTTGTCAGGCCCTTTTTCCCTTTGGGAGCCTTTTTCACTCCAGtatctgctgcagggacagcacagcagggcatgtGCTATCCAGCAGATCCTTGGAGAGCACAGATGGCAGCTTCTTGACCAAGCCATGGAGGAACCAAAGAGGAGAGGTGCTCTACTGGATCTCATATTCTCTGGCATGGTAGGTCTGGTGGGAATTGTGAAGGTCAAAGGGGCATCAGGCCACATGCAAGATGCAAATGggtatattatttatttatttgtttgtttgtttgtttatttattttgtgtctgtAAGCTTAAAAGATAATCATTAATgtcaataaaactgaaacaaagaattGAATACAAAGatagaaatcaatgaaaatgcATTAACCCTTCTGAAGATGAGAAATTCTAATGAGCCTTGTTCCATTTTTAGTTGTAAATATGAGTCTTTGATGggattttgtgtctttttttttttttttttccttgctattcAGGTGTCTTCAGGTTCAGGGACACAGACAGCAGTGACATTGCCAATCCCCTGTGACTAAAGCCTGGTGTCTGCCGCTGTTCTTCCCTGCTGCTTATTTCATgtccctcatccaccaggtgTCTTCAGCTCTTCTAAATAAATGGCCGTGGTTAAGAGCATGTTTTCAGCAGACCATTTGGGCACAAGCTCCTGCCACTACCCTCTTGATTTCCCCATCCCTTGCTCTTTGTTCAGTCAGATACCTCCCAATTATCTGTCTGATTTCTGACTTAGAGGGAAATTACTGGAATTTGCTCCATTCCTCAAAAGTCTGATGGACTGCTTTGTCAAATCCTTCACCGTGATTCTATCTATCCCATCCTTTCTTCGTCTAAATCATTTCTTGAACAAACATTCCCTATGAAAGAAAACCTCAGCAGACGCAGCTTGGACATGGCATGCAGTTGATCACTATGTTTTACTGTTAATTCATTTGCATCACCTTTCCTTCAGTCTgatggccaaaaaaaaaaaaaaagagagagagaaatttttccttttccatgtgCAGCTGGTTCTCTGTGGAAAGCCAGTGGGAGTTGGTGCAAAGCAGGTTTAATGCTGAGCAGGTGATGGCAGAGGAGAAGAGTGATGTGAGGAAAAGTGATGTAAGTCCCATGGGGCCAATGTGAGTAGAAAGGGGGTGGGGATGTTGAGGAGCTTTGTCAACACAGTAACAGAATAGAACTCCTTGGCACATCCCGGATCACTATCAGTTGCAAAGTGCTGTTTTAATGTCTTGATCAAaccaaaatataaataaacagacaaaaaatgtCTGCTGGATTCTTCCTCTTTAAGCTCTCTTCAGATATCTCTCCATTTTGCTGAACAAGTCCTGAAAACCTGAAGATAACAGGAAGGCACAAGGCACAGGAGGCTCTTTAGGTTATAATGGGCCCCAGGGCGCATTTGCTGCTGAGTCCATCAACCTccagtgcagagagaagtttGCACAGAGTACCCAGCAAGACAAAGTCAGAAGtaacagtgaagtttcttgGAGTATTAATGGGCCCAATGAGGGCCATTAACAAGCAAGCTTCCCAAGGGACTTGTTAGAGCAGATAATTGGAAGCCATGACTACAGGCAGGAAGAGGCACTGGCATGGTGGCTCTGATGCTAAGAGACCCCTCCTTTGTCTTATGAAGCAGAAAGGCCAAGCCCTGATCCCCAGACCCTTGGCAGGGAGGACCTCATGCTGACTAAGGATCCTTACTGGGGCAATGAGTTGGAAGTCTGTATGATGTTAAATGAAAGACATGGGAACAGAAGATCCCAGGCTCTGCATGGGGTGCAAGGACAGTGGGAAGTTCATGTCCCATGTGTGTCCTGTGTTTCATTGCAGGATGTGGGATGTGAGAAGGGTCCTGTCTGAACAAGCAGTCAGTTCGAAGGAAACTCTGAACTTCAGACCTCTCATTTCCAGTGCCCTCCTGTGCACACTCTCCCATAGTTCGATGTTTTCTATGTTCTGCATTGCCCAGAAGTGCACCCAGTGCTCCatgtgaggctgcagcagcgCAGAGCAGACAGGGACAATCCTTTCCCTCACCCAGCTGGCAATAAATTGCTTGATGCACTCCAGGGGACCGTTGGCTttcctggctgcctgggcacactgctgactcatgttcaatTTGATGCTGACCAGGACCCCCAATCCTTTTCAGTCAGACTTCTCTCCAGTGTCCTGTATGCAGTCAGTGTGTATGTCCACTGTTGCCCCTGCCCAGATACACAATCAGGCACTTGTTATATTTTAGGCACTTGGTGCTTAGTACCAACTGGTACCCACTTCTCTGACTTGTCAACATCTCTTTGCAAGTTTTGTCCACCCTCAGTGGAGGCAACAGCACCTCCTCATCTGGgctcatcagcaaacttgctgagaacATCTTCTAGTCCTGCATGCAAGTCATccacaaaaacatgaaagagaagtggccctaaaatggagccATGGGGACCTCTGATAGTGACCATCTAACAGCCTGATGGAGCCCAGTGACTATAGTCCTTTGGGCTTGACCTATTGGCCAACTGTTCACCCACCATGTTATGGAGTGCATGGCTGGGCTGCCACACAGCGCTGTTAGAGAGGGGAGGtactttgttccttctctccctgtGTATATTCCCGCTGTCACGGAGTGAGCTCTGGAGAGAATTCCATGATAAAACACGTCAATCACATCACAGCTTCAACTATGGCACTTATGACTATTGGATTGCAAGCAACACGTATTGCGTAGCCACCACCTGCATCCTGATGAGTCCTTGGATGAACTAGAGAATAGTCGGTGTAAAGCATAAGGTCACAGAGCCAATTTCCAGCCACATGAGCACAGTGCCATGAACACCATCGAACCACAACCAATTCCAGAAGTCAGAGATACCCAGCTTGCTGCCCTTCCAGTCGCGATTGATGTACCCTTTCTTATCTCAGGGCAGCTGCACAGCATCTTTCACTCGCTGCAGGGCAGTAGTAGTGTACTTTTCCCCGATGGagtttctgttccttttgaaCGTGTTAAGAACCTCAGTCATTACCACTATCCTGGTAACCTTGGTTAGTGGCCAATGGAAGTTGTGGCTCCTCTGAagctcctcctcttcctcatcctcttcaTCTGCCAGCACTCAAAATGCCCCTGAAGTGTTGCACAACAAGGTGCAAATGAGGGCTCGCCAAGAGTCATGGCATGTTATGTAGTTGGTGTAAGGTAGCAGTGTTTACCGATGCACTGAAGGTCATAACTGAGATATTAAGTCTAGTGATGTAGTTCCCTGGTTTCAAGAAATACCCAGGGAGGGGAACCTCTAACAGGCAGAGGGAGAAAGGGTCCCCTACAGTTGATAAGGCCCAGCATATCACGCCATTCTCCCAGTGGGATGTCAGAGTGGCCAACTCTTTCCAGAAATTAGATGCCACTTGGTTgagcagaagtgaaagaagCAAGAACAGACACTGTAGAGGTCCTACCCTAGAGTTCTTGGAATAGTGTATTTCATGATTTATGAAATCTAGTCGTGAACTGAACCATCTTTGTCTGGAGTATATGACTCCCTGATTGTCCAATCTGGTCTGATTCTGCAAACACAATGACAATGCAAAGCACCAGCAAGTCACTGCTATCTTTGCTAATTCTATAACTgacaataaatgaaaagcagatgtaTCCTTCTATTCAGGCTTAAATATGGGGAAGTCTTGAACAGAGCACAGATCTCCTTGATGTAATGCTGGACAGTTTCATCAAAACTGGTGCCACAGGGGATTTAGGATCCATTAAGGCTGAGGTTACAGCAACAACCGTGGACCTTCTTGAACCGTTCTCCTCCGACTTCTTTgtctcctctcctcccaccccaagTGCATTTAGCAGAGATGAGCCTGCTGTCTATCAAGAGCTTTCAGCCATGGAGCCCCGGAAAAATCTCCTGGGGAAGCAGTGAGGAAGAGAAACTCCAATCCTCTGGTGTGCTGATCTGGGCGGGCTCctgggacacagggagctcGTACaagtgggcagtgctgcagagagacagctgtgcccaggagcagctcttgtgcacagcacagcctaCATCTccagaaggagagaagagaaaaaggagagagctTCCAGGATGTGTGAGGTGTGAGGAGGCTCTGAGTTTCCTGCAGGAGCATTGCTCACAGAGCATGACACGGTAAGTCTCACTTCAGACCATGCAGCTGCTATTGATAGAGAGTTATCTCTATGTGGGACATCCCATAGAAGACATGGCCGCAGgcactgcatgtttctttacagtggaaaaagccttctgctccagctgagggcttctgtgctgcagtatgAAATCACAGCCCTGAGGGCTACATGTCCCCgcacagctgcaggctgtgcagccggGGTTGCAGGcgggtgcccagggctgtcctgcagagaagggtccctgctgtgccccaggggctCTGTGCCGGGTATGGGACTCCGCCacctgccaggctcagcactcagcctgcccggggagctgcccagggcactgCAGGGAGACGTGTGTGGGGAAGGAGCCCCCCGGCAGggcttgtgctgccacagctgctgcctggggcagggggatcacagctccactgcacaaCACTATGTTTCCTAGGGTTCATTGCAAAAGGAGAGCCAAGGTAgcaattttctatttcttgtttgGATGGTAAGGGAAAGGACTGGAAGCAGAAATCTAAGAGTCTGTCAAATATAAACACAGCTCTGAGACTCCTAATTCTTCTTCAGTCAATTGCTTGTTATGTGAACTGTCACATGTGAAGTGTTTTCAGCCTCTCCATTCACAAAAAGGAACCTTTCCAGGGGTGGAAACTATTTGAGATTATCAATTTTGTTGACAAGAATAATGCACTTATAATGTAAATATGCATGTTTCCTGTACAGAAAGTGAAGGGCACAAAGGTTGGGACTGAGGATTTCAACAGCAGtgagaataaaaatatgagacatgaaacagatgaaaaagtcCAGGGAGATGGGATAAGATAAGAAGATGAAAGGAATGTTGAAGCTGCATATACTTCTTCTGCTTATAGAATGGTGAACTTAATGAAGTTAAATTCAATTAGTGTTGCCAAATGAATATTATCATaggagaatgaaaacatttcaaagcataTTAGGAGGAGTGTCTCTGAGAATGGTCAGGACTTGTCATTATCTTCTGCACTCTGAACAGGACTCAAAGGCAAGGAACAGCAGatgcccaacagcagctccatcagtgagttcttcctgctgctgtttgcagacacgcggcagctgcagctccttcactTCTGGCTCTTCCTGGGCATCTacctggctgccctcctgggcaacggcctcatcagcacagccgTAGCCTGCGACCGCCGCCTGCACCACTccatgtacttcttcctcctcacctGGCCCTCCTGCGACTGGGCTGCATCTCCACCACTTCTCCCAAAGCCATGGCCAAGCCCTCTGGGACCCAGGGCCATCTCCTACACAGGTGTCTGCacagctcttttttcttctcttcttcatgtCAGCAAGTTGTCCCTTCTCACATCATGTCCTATGACGCTACCGTTGCCATCTGCAAGCCCCTGCACTACGGGACCTTGATGGACAGCAGAGGCTTGtgccaccatggcagcagctgcctggggccGGGTTCTCtattccctgctgcacactgccagtattttcactgcctctctgccaaggCAATGTTGTCagccagtttttctgtgaaatcccccAGATCCTAACGCTCTTTGCTCAGAATCAATCTCAGGgaagttgtgtttcttttttggttcAGTTTAGCtttggtgctttttttcatAATTGTCCTATGTGCAGATCTTcgtgctgtgctgaggatgccctctgagcagggacGGCACAAAGCCTTCCCACGTGCCTCCCTCACCTGGCCGTGTCTCCCTATTTGTCAGCACTGCCTTTTTGCCACCTGAAGCCCCGCCATTTCCTCCCACTCCTGGATCTGACAGTGGCACTTCTGTACCAGTGGTTCCTCCAACACTGAACCCTTTatctacagcatgaggaacagggaGATCAAGCACGGTTCTCAGAATGGTGCAATACTCACTATTCCAGCTTCCATAAAGTGCACATCTTCCTCACAAAACTCCCAGTGATGGTTCTTTATgttccattatttttatatttttgattttttgtaAGACTGTAATCTGCAAATAAGTTGCAGTTTATTTCACTACTTCTTTCCTACCTAATTTCcaaaatggaaataagaaaatcttACTCCAGGAGCTCAAAGAACCATGGAACCATATTGCCTGAATAGGttaagagataaataaaaagcttttataATAGACTTTTCCTtagctcttctctctttttacCTTGTCTGTCTCATGGGGAGGTAcagccacagacagcagcacaacGTGCTGTTTTCAGTCCTGCTCTATTTACACTGCCTCAGTGCTCTCAAGCCCTCTCATTTGTGCAGGCATGAAGGTCTTGTGTTTCTCACAACAGTCCTGTTGTCTCTACAGCAGCACTCCGGCACAGCAGTCAGTAGCCAGCAATATGATCAGCtgtgtcatggagttatctagatcagtctGTAAccatgacaggggggcagtAGACCTGTGGTCCACCTGGGCCcccataaaaatgaaaaaaaccccggcaaaaaaaaatgggaatggAGGGAGTAAAGGGcgagatgggagctgggctaAGGAAACAATTCAATAGCAGCGGCAACGATACCTAGGAGGAAACTTTTTTACTAACTGTGATACGTGGAATACCAAtaggaaaaattacaaaaccatgacattccacccttAATTGTACATCACTATATCATgcttagaaaacatttctatacagaaagaaacaataattaaaat includes the following:
- the LOC107321103 gene encoding olfactory receptor 14J1-like: MPNSSSISEFLLLPLADTQQLQLLHFWLFLGIYLAALLGNGLISTAVACDRRLHTPMYFCLLSLALLKLGSISTTLPKAMANTLWDTRAISYTGCTAQLFFLLFFMSAQLSLLTIMSYDCYVAICKPLHYGTLMDSRACATMAAAFFCEIPQILKLSCSASYLREIVLLIFSVSLAFGCFAFIVVSYVQIFMAVLRMPSEQGRHKAFSTCLPHLAVVSLFLSTGFFAHLKPPSISSPLLDLTVALLYSVVPPTLNPIIYSMRNREIKHALRKIL